In a single window of the uncultured Dysgonomonas sp. genome:
- a CDS encoding glycosyltransferase family 2 protein, giving the protein MNKPLVSVLMPCYNVEKYVEESMNSILNQTYADLQIVAINDCSTDNTGRILHGLAEKDSRITVVENEENLKLIKTLNKGVSLCKGEYIARMDADDIALPTRIEKEVAFLENNKEHDIVSTLFYAFRTENPGKRDLHHSPLKDEELRAYLLFKSGICHPAVMIRKRLFTELGLSFETEYLHVEDYALWSKAMYKTKLANIGEPLLLYRVHQHQVSSLNEELQTDNKKKVFKIHCFRLGLPTDGDFLEIYSSVAECVPLHSSFRYLDQCEEFMLSLIRINREKPFCDAAYLERMLSVHWLRLCANSRLGLKVLRRLKESPLYKEENYTSRDFAILYTKCTFKLKYRKSLIYKFVFR; this is encoded by the coding sequence ATGAACAAGCCTCTGGTCTCGGTATTGATGCCTTGTTACAATGTGGAAAAGTATGTGGAAGAATCGATGAATTCGATTCTGAATCAGACATATGCCGATTTGCAGATTGTAGCAATTAATGATTGTTCTACAGACAATACCGGCCGGATATTACATGGCTTAGCCGAAAAGGATTCCCGGATAACGGTTGTAGAAAATGAAGAAAATCTGAAGCTTATAAAAACCCTGAATAAAGGAGTCAGTCTCTGCAAAGGTGAATACATCGCGCGTATGGATGCAGATGATATAGCTTTGCCTACCCGTATAGAGAAGGAAGTCGCATTTTTGGAGAATAACAAAGAACATGATATTGTAAGTACACTTTTTTATGCTTTCAGAACAGAAAATCCCGGTAAACGGGATTTGCACCACAGCCCTCTGAAGGATGAAGAATTAAGGGCATATTTGCTGTTTAAATCCGGCATTTGCCATCCGGCAGTAATGATCCGCAAACGTCTGTTTACAGAATTAGGCCTGAGTTTCGAGACTGAGTATCTTCATGTCGAAGATTATGCTCTATGGTCTAAGGCTATGTATAAAACGAAACTCGCTAATATCGGTGAACCTCTTCTTTTGTATCGTGTTCACCAACATCAGGTGTCGTCATTAAATGAAGAATTACAGACTGATAACAAGAAAAAAGTTTTTAAAATTCATTGTTTCCGTTTAGGCTTACCTACAGACGGTGATTTTCTGGAAATATATTCATCCGTAGCCGAATGTGTACCTCTGCATTCATCTTTCAGGTATTTAGATCAATGTGAAGAGTTTATGCTTTCTTTGATTCGGATAAACAGGGAGAAGCCATTTTGCGATGCGGCATATCTTGAGCGCATGCTATCAGTTCACTGGCTCCGGTTATGTGCAAACTCGCGCCTGGGATTGAAGGTGCTTCGCAGGTTGAAAGAGTCTCCTTTGTATAAGGAAGAGAATTATACCTCAAGAGATTTTGCTATTCTTTACACAAAGTGTACTTTTAAACTCAAATATAGAAAGTCGCTTATTTACAAATTTGTATTCAGGTAA
- a CDS encoding glycosyltransferase, translated as MKIFQIITVSEYGGAQTIVANLVKTLSSEHELFVLYGGGGEAWNALGNNFTKIKLNNHRKEVSIRDISLLFKLYYYRFKYNPDVIHLHSSKMGVLGRIVFSRKKTVYTVHGFDSIRKAFNRFLVVERFLRNSVYRIIGVSQYDVDSMREEGIYKNVECIYNGVTDQYLEQIEIKDRITTELDRLKSSYSKIVMCISRISKQKKFELFLDIAKQMPQYAFVWIGNKTEMHGVPSNVFCLGETHLACSYLKYADLFILPSNYEGLPMSLLEALAFGVPVVASAVGGITEVLDGKNGFAVDNDVNLFTEKIEYIFSDENIKKSMSIHARESYLANFTIEKMVDGYKSVFNAIVANKK; from the coding sequence ATGAAGATTTTCCAGATCATAACAGTTTCAGAATATGGGGGAGCGCAGACGATTGTGGCAAATCTGGTTAAAACCTTGAGTTCAGAACACGAACTATTTGTTTTATATGGAGGTGGTGGTGAAGCGTGGAACGCTTTAGGAAATAATTTTACAAAAATAAAATTAAATAATCATCGCAAGGAGGTATCGATAAGAGATATAAGTCTGCTCTTCAAACTTTATTATTATAGATTCAAATATAATCCCGATGTAATACATCTTCATTCCTCGAAGATGGGTGTATTGGGACGTATTGTCTTCAGTCGTAAAAAGACAGTATATACGGTTCATGGATTTGACTCGATACGGAAAGCATTTAATCGGTTTCTGGTTGTCGAACGTTTTCTCAGAAACAGTGTATATCGAATAATAGGAGTCAGCCAATACGACGTAGATAGCATGCGTGAGGAAGGTATTTATAAGAATGTAGAATGTATATACAATGGCGTTACGGATCAGTATCTGGAGCAAATTGAAATAAAGGACCGGATTACAACTGAACTGGACAGATTGAAATCATCCTATTCCAAAATAGTAATGTGTATATCCCGTATTTCGAAACAGAAAAAGTTCGAACTCTTTCTGGATATAGCAAAACAGATGCCGCAATACGCGTTTGTATGGATTGGAAATAAAACAGAGATGCATGGCGTACCTTCCAATGTTTTCTGTTTAGGAGAGACGCATCTGGCATGCTCCTACCTGAAATATGCAGATTTGTTTATACTACCGTCCAACTACGAAGGGTTACCTATGTCCCTGTTAGAAGCATTGGCTTTCGGAGTCCCGGTGGTCGCGTCGGCTGTGGGAGGTATAACCGAAGTTCTTGACGGTAAAAACGGATTCGCTGTAGATAATGATGTAAACCTCTTTACTGAGAAGATAGAATATATCTTTTCGGACGAAAATATAAAAAAAAGCATGTCAATACATGCAAGAGAATCATATCTTGCTAACTTTACAATCGAAAAAATGGTAGATGGATATAAATCCGTCTTTAACGCAATCGTTGCAAATAAAAAATGA
- the pnuC gene encoding nicotinamide riboside transporter PnuC yields MDIILSFIENNWVSITGAIIGLVFLYLEYKANVWMWAASIVMAAFYIYIFYKTGLYASMGIYIYFFLASVYGWIVWIMHNRDKDSGAEIITHVGRRFIVPIILGVVIISLLIYFILIQFSHNPSFITIGDAITTSLNIVALWMISRKWAEQWLLVIPANAVSSILLFIQQDVMSGILFFIFFIVSIFGYINWRKMIL; encoded by the coding sequence ATGGATATAATTCTTTCTTTTATAGAAAATAACTGGGTAAGCATAACCGGCGCAATTATAGGGCTGGTTTTCCTGTATTTGGAATACAAGGCAAATGTATGGATGTGGGCTGCAAGTATCGTTATGGCGGCATTCTATATCTATATATTCTATAAGACGGGCTTGTATGCCAGTATGGGGATTTATATCTATTTCTTTTTGGCTTCTGTCTACGGCTGGATAGTATGGATTATGCATAACAGGGATAAAGATTCGGGAGCGGAGATTATTACCCATGTAGGGAGACGATTTATTGTTCCTATTATTTTAGGTGTCGTTATTATCTCGCTGTTGATTTATTTTATTCTCATACAATTTAGTCACAATCCGTCTTTTATTACTATCGGTGACGCCATTACCACATCGCTTAATATTGTTGCATTGTGGATGATCTCCCGTAAGTGGGCCGAGCAGTGGTTGCTCGTAATACCGGCTAACGCAGTATCAAGTATATTGTTGTTCATTCAACAAGATGTTATGTCAGGTATATTGTTTTTCATCTTCTTCATTGTTTCTATTTTTGGATATATAAATTGGCGCAAGATGATTCTCTGA
- a CDS encoding TonB-dependent receptor translates to MKKVFLAFAAFITTGAGAVYSQQQADSLKLIKLEEVVVSATRVSWGAPISYSDLGEVEIKKDNAAKNIPFILQSLPSVISYTEGGTAVGNTALRIRGTDASRINVTLNGMPLNNPESQEVYWVNLPDLSNSLQSMQVQRGVGTSTNGTASFGASISMQTAGGKGNKAYADLSSAYGQYNTLLLTGAAGTGIMKSGLSLDARYSYIKSDGYIRNGKVDHKNIYAALSHYSDKQLIRLIYMNGIQHTGITWEGISPDTLKVNRRYNPAGKYKDDNGRTQYYDNETDNYYSNIGQLIYTRYLTNRLTLNVNLSYNNGYGYYENYKVDEAFADYGLGKQIVGGTTYESSDLILRKLMQNDFYVGGFNLDYKTGKFGITAGAMYSYYDGSHYGKLLWVKHNENIPEGYKWNRNTAVKQDMNAFLKMEYRPVDNLSLFAEVQERYIDYRMNGLDDDLMDLTNKNYYNFINPKGGLSFRFSNYNEVYGSFGISNREPLRADLKESLKGGGSRSIAPERLYDYELGYKYANSIVSFSANFYYMDYKDQLVQTGKLNDIGYKLQENVPDSYRTGIELSLAYTPTEWLRLDGNLTLSRNKIKNYTVYYDLYDNQNDWNQVGQVSEFHKSTDISFSPNTVGSLGVTFKPFEKEDFTLSFINKYVGRMYYDNTSNVDNRLSDYFVTDMVASYTLDAPKIGKFDFQFFINNLASIKYSANAWVYTARFKDGSESVDRGLYPQAGANLLGKIRYRF, encoded by the coding sequence ATGAAAAAGGTATTTTTAGCTTTTGCTGCTTTTATAACAACTGGAGCAGGAGCTGTTTATTCACAACAACAGGCGGATAGCCTTAAACTCATAAAACTGGAGGAGGTTGTCGTATCTGCCACCCGGGTAAGCTGGGGAGCACCTATCTCGTATTCTGATTTGGGAGAAGTGGAAATTAAAAAGGACAATGCCGCAAAGAATATTCCTTTTATATTGCAATCCCTTCCATCGGTAATTTCATATACCGAAGGCGGAACGGCCGTAGGAAATACGGCGCTTCGTATCAGAGGTACGGATGCAAGCCGTATAAATGTGACATTGAACGGTATGCCGCTAAATAATCCGGAAAGTCAGGAGGTGTATTGGGTTAATCTACCGGACTTGTCTAACTCATTGCAAAGCATGCAGGTGCAGCGGGGAGTGGGCACATCGACAAACGGTACGGCCTCTTTTGGAGCCAGTATCTCTATGCAGACAGCCGGAGGAAAGGGCAATAAAGCCTATGCCGACCTGTCATCTGCCTATGGGCAATACAATACTTTATTGCTGACAGGCGCAGCGGGAACAGGTATCATGAAAAGCGGACTGTCGCTCGATGCCCGCTATTCGTATATCAAGAGTGACGGATATATCCGCAACGGAAAGGTAGACCATAAGAATATATATGCGGCATTGTCACACTATTCCGATAAACAACTGATTCGTCTTATTTACATGAATGGTATTCAGCATACGGGTATTACATGGGAAGGTATAAGCCCTGATACACTAAAAGTTAACAGGCGCTACAATCCTGCGGGAAAATATAAAGATGATAATGGAAGAACCCAATATTATGATAACGAAACGGATAATTATTACTCTAATATAGGGCAGTTGATTTATACCCGTTATCTGACAAACAGGCTGACTCTGAATGTAAACCTGAGTTATAATAATGGTTACGGCTATTACGAAAATTATAAAGTGGATGAGGCTTTTGCAGATTACGGGCTAGGAAAACAAATTGTAGGCGGGACAACATATGAGAGTTCGGATCTTATATTACGTAAGCTGATGCAAAACGATTTCTATGTAGGTGGTTTCAATCTGGACTATAAAACGGGGAAGTTCGGCATTACAGCCGGAGCCATGTACAGCTATTATGATGGATCACATTACGGTAAACTTCTGTGGGTGAAGCATAATGAGAATATCCCTGAAGGATATAAATGGAATCGCAATACAGCCGTAAAACAGGATATGAACGCCTTTCTTAAAATGGAATATCGCCCGGTAGATAACCTGTCGCTATTTGCTGAGGTGCAGGAAAGATATATTGATTACCGCATGAATGGGCTGGATGATGATCTGATGGATTTGACCAATAAGAATTATTATAACTTTATAAATCCGAAAGGAGGTCTTTCATTCCGGTTCAGTAACTATAATGAGGTTTACGGATCATTCGGCATTTCGAATAGGGAACCATTACGGGCTGACCTGAAAGAATCACTGAAAGGCGGAGGTTCGCGAAGTATTGCTCCCGAAAGGTTATATGATTATGAGTTAGGTTATAAGTATGCTAATTCAATAGTTTCGTTCAGTGCCAATTTCTATTACATGGACTATAAAGACCAGTTGGTACAAACCGGAAAATTGAATGATATCGGTTATAAGTTGCAGGAAAATGTACCTGACAGCTACCGTACAGGAATAGAACTGTCATTGGCTTATACCCCTACCGAATGGTTGCGTCTGGATGGGAACCTGACATTGAGTCGTAATAAGATAAAGAACTATACGGTTTATTACGATCTGTATGATAATCAGAATGACTGGAATCAGGTAGGACAAGTTTCGGAATTCCATAAATCAACCGATATTTCATTCTCTCCGAATACGGTAGGTAGCCTCGGCGTTACATTCAAACCATTCGAGAAAGAAGATTTTACGCTGTCTTTTATCAATAAGTATGTTGGTCGTATGTATTATGATAACACTTCGAATGTCGATAATCGTTTGTCAGATTATTTTGTAACCGATATGGTGGCTTCATATACACTGGATGCCCCTAAAATTGGTAAATTTGACTTTCAGTTTTTCATCAATAATCTGGCAAGTATCAAATATAGTGCGAATGCATGGGTATATACTGCCCGTTTCAAAGATGGAAGCGAATCGGTTGACCGTGGATTATATCCTCAGGCAGGAGCGAACCTGCTGGGGAAAATAAGATATCGTTTCTGA
- a CDS encoding AAA domain-containing protein, translated as MSGFIQSDYLSEIQQIDSSDLSLRNKYIRLKRILERGCKDITAGESLQFPSLFSRLVFIGQKYELPKSLEWQLQNIRIKASYLLRNDKNLVSPDQYQQAKEGLENFLLYIEGEKQDFNYVEDTVFDYEPVSHDLSNRIRVQVLEIDAENELLICQSESLIGESLKVRYNVSPINNIFNETIERLWIGAQLNLIDVKADDAGVYIPKMFVLEPDYLIDASAMAECFQSYGSSYLHYFRRKFEPNANTHYILLGNLANFFLDELIYAEDADNLAFEEVFMKSFRSMPFEYAACKEISDNGAFKEFMAKARSQFENIKRVVLNDMPANGFDASSCTLEPSFFCEKYGFQGRLDLLQLSNDETGIDRIIELKSGKPPYPREDVTKIAPNHETQTAIYRLMIQSVFGKDARHIYPTILYSSAENSGENIRFSAIYQQLEKDIINVRNLIVATEHDLYIGGAEYVEKMFRNLFNLDNYGRVPQFFIDKLAELEKVIDKATPLERAYFYRYINFITRELYLQKTGDEGYNTSMSVSALWNTSFEERQDSLELIANLEIEDIDDSGRDMIIRFRRDKDDCVNFREGEICILYPRQKSGESVLTNQILKGTVVEISSYHVVLRFRYKQRNRNFFSRYRYWAVEHDKLDHSYNAMYKSLYAFLSAPNDKKELLLGLREPLSSTLYKLTTDATKEAKQKNIIDKALAAEDYFLIVGPPGTGKTSIFARQLIERFSAGKDTNILVMAYTNRAVDELCASICQAFGKSEDECDRYIRIGAELSCGEGYRHRLLQNISHQADSRKELIQTIDRTRIFVGTLASITGKPELFDLKKFNVAIIDEASQILESQIIGLLPLFDKFIMIGDHKQLSTITLQDENKSKVEESVLNDIELSDCRESLFERLFHVCQKQGWTHAYDTLTYHGRMHEDIASLVNTSFYDNMLHVATDRQYQPLIYQTYDRSDKLQSLIATKRTAFIPVRQTDNTNNSDKLNKQEADVVISLIKAILEIYRLNNMAFDTRKTIGIITPYRNQIALIKQKLEETEIPELNDIMVDTVERYQGSQRDIIILSFCFNKPYQLRFFSNLNRERTVDRKLNVALTRAREQLFMIGNDYILNQNPIYREIVNKSVINP; from the coding sequence ATGTCCGGTTTCATTCAATCTGACTATCTCTCCGAAATACAACAAATAGATAGCTCCGACCTATCATTAAGAAATAAATATATCCGTCTGAAACGGATACTTGAGAGAGGCTGCAAAGATATCACCGCCGGTGAATCTTTGCAGTTTCCCTCTTTATTTTCACGCCTTGTCTTTATCGGGCAAAAATATGAACTGCCAAAATCATTGGAATGGCAGTTGCAGAATATACGCATAAAAGCATCCTACCTACTGCGAAACGATAAGAATCTGGTATCTCCCGACCAGTATCAGCAAGCAAAGGAAGGTCTGGAAAATTTCCTTTTATATATAGAAGGCGAAAAACAGGATTTCAACTATGTAGAAGATACTGTGTTCGATTATGAGCCTGTGTCTCACGATTTATCGAATAGAATACGTGTACAGGTATTGGAAATAGATGCCGAAAACGAACTTCTTATCTGTCAGTCCGAAAGCCTTATCGGAGAAAGCTTAAAAGTGAGATACAATGTCTCTCCCATCAATAATATATTCAATGAAACCATTGAACGCCTTTGGATTGGGGCACAACTCAACCTCATTGACGTAAAAGCAGACGATGCGGGAGTCTACATTCCTAAAATGTTTGTACTCGAACCCGATTACCTGATAGATGCTTCGGCAATGGCTGAGTGTTTTCAATCATACGGTAGCTCGTACCTTCATTACTTTCGCCGTAAGTTCGAGCCCAATGCAAACACACATTACATACTATTGGGTAATCTTGCCAACTTCTTTCTCGATGAACTCATTTATGCCGAAGATGCCGATAATCTAGCATTCGAAGAAGTATTTATGAAATCATTCCGTTCCATGCCTTTCGAATACGCAGCGTGTAAAGAAATAAGTGATAACGGTGCTTTCAAAGAATTTATGGCGAAAGCCCGAAGCCAGTTCGAAAACATAAAGCGTGTAGTGTTGAATGATATGCCTGCAAACGGATTCGATGCGTCATCCTGTACGCTTGAGCCATCTTTCTTTTGTGAAAAATACGGTTTTCAGGGTCGGCTCGATTTACTCCAGCTATCAAATGACGAAACGGGTATAGATCGTATAATTGAACTGAAATCGGGTAAACCACCCTATCCTCGTGAAGATGTGACCAAGATAGCACCTAATCATGAGACACAGACCGCTATCTATCGCCTGATGATACAAAGTGTATTCGGCAAGGATGCACGACATATATATCCGACCATCCTTTATTCCTCGGCCGAGAATTCAGGAGAAAATATACGCTTTTCCGCAATTTACCAACAACTGGAAAAAGATATTATAAACGTACGGAATCTCATTGTAGCTACCGAGCATGATTTATATATCGGCGGTGCAGAATATGTAGAGAAAATGTTCCGAAATCTCTTTAATCTGGATAATTACGGTCGCGTACCCCAGTTCTTTATAGACAAGTTGGCAGAGTTAGAAAAGGTAATAGATAAGGCAACTCCACTAGAGAGGGCATATTTTTATCGTTACATCAACTTTATTACCAGAGAGCTATATCTTCAAAAGACTGGAGACGAAGGTTATAATACATCCATGAGTGTATCCGCCTTATGGAATACTTCTTTTGAAGAACGGCAAGACTCTTTAGAGCTCATTGCCAATCTTGAAATAGAAGATATTGACGACTCGGGCCGGGATATGATTATCCGCTTCAGGAGAGATAAAGATGATTGTGTCAATTTCCGTGAAGGAGAAATATGTATTCTTTACCCCCGCCAAAAAAGTGGGGAGTCGGTATTGACAAACCAGATATTAAAAGGTACTGTAGTCGAGATTTCTTCATATCATGTAGTCTTGAGATTCAGATATAAACAACGAAACCGCAACTTCTTCTCCCGATACAGATACTGGGCTGTGGAACATGACAAGCTAGACCATAGTTATAATGCCATGTACAAGAGCCTGTATGCCTTTCTGTCCGCTCCTAATGACAAAAAAGAGTTATTACTTGGCTTACGGGAACCGCTCTCATCCACCCTGTATAAATTAACGACGGATGCCACAAAAGAGGCAAAACAGAAGAACATCATAGATAAAGCCTTAGCAGCCGAAGATTACTTCCTTATTGTAGGGCCTCCGGGAACAGGTAAAACATCCATCTTTGCCCGGCAACTTATAGAGCGTTTCTCTGCCGGAAAGGATACGAATATCCTCGTAATGGCATATACCAACCGTGCCGTGGATGAATTATGCGCCTCCATCTGTCAGGCATTCGGCAAAAGTGAAGACGAGTGTGACAGATATATCCGTATAGGTGCGGAACTCTCGTGCGGTGAAGGTTATCGTCATCGCCTGCTGCAAAATATCTCCCATCAGGCAGACAGTAGAAAAGAGCTGATCCAAACCATAGACCGTACCCGTATTTTTGTCGGCACTCTGGCTTCCATAACCGGAAAGCCCGAATTGTTCGACTTGAAGAAGTTTAATGTTGCTATCATAGATGAGGCATCTCAAATACTGGAGTCGCAGATTATAGGGCTTCTACCTCTGTTCGACAAGTTCATTATGATAGGAGATCATAAACAATTGTCTACAATCACTTTGCAGGATGAAAACAAGTCGAAAGTAGAAGAGTCCGTATTAAATGACATTGAATTATCCGATTGCCGCGAATCCTTATTCGAGCGGCTGTTTCATGTCTGTCAAAAACAAGGCTGGACACATGCATATGATACCTTGACCTATCACGGACGGATGCATGAAGATATTGCGTCCCTTGTCAACACCAGCTTTTATGACAATATGCTACATGTAGCTACTGACAGGCAATACCAGCCTTTAATATATCAAACATACGACAGATCGGATAAATTGCAATCATTAATTGCGACAAAACGGACTGCATTTATCCCTGTCAGGCAAACAGACAATACAAACAATTCGGATAAGCTGAACAAACAGGAAGCAGATGTTGTTATCTCTTTAATAAAAGCAATACTTGAGATTTACAGACTTAACAACATGGCTTTTGACACCCGGAAGACCATAGGCATAATAACTCCCTACCGTAATCAAATCGCGCTGATAAAGCAGAAACTGGAAGAAACTGAAATTCCTGAGTTGAATGATATTATGGTAGATACCGTAGAGCGTTATCAGGGTAGTCAGCGGGATATCATCATTCTTTCGTTTTGTTTCAACAAGCCATACCAACTGAGATTCTTTAGTAATCTGAACCGCGAGCGTACTGTAGACCGCAAACTGAATGTAGCTCTTACCCGGGCTCGCGAGCAACTATTTATGATTGGGAATGATTATATCCTGAATCAGAACCCAATCTACAGGGAGATAGTAAATAAGTCGGTTATCAATCCATGA